Within the Anaerolineales bacterium genome, the region GCGGTGCAGGTCAATGGTCTTGAAGTGCCGTACCACGATCCGCGCGGAGCGTCCGGTATGGCGCTGGTGTACGCGACCTCGCCGCGGGGTGCCTGCCACAATCAGAGCGACTACTTTCTGGTCGATGGGCTCGGCCACACCAACGAAGAAGTCGGTGTGAACCTGTTCGATCGCTGGGACGGGGCCGCCAAGGCCGCAAACGTAGCCCGCCACCAGGATTGGCGCTCGCTGGGAAACGCACTGGTCATCTGCATCTTCTCCAACATCGCGGCGCAGGACCTGCGGGACCTGGTAAACCTCGCCACAGGGCTGGACTACGGCCTGGCGGAACTCGTGGAAGTCGGGGAGCGCAGCTTCAACCTCAAGCGGCTGATCAACGCCCGGCTTGGGCTGAAGCCAGGATCGGACGTCCTTCCGCCGCTCCTGCTCGAGCCGCTGGCGGAGGGCGGAACTGCGGGACACGTGCCGGACTTGGCTTCGATGCTTCAGGCCTACTACGCGGCCCGCGGTTGGGACCCGGGAACAGGCCAGCCGCAACCGGCGACGCTCAAGCGGTTGGGGCTGGCGCGCCCGGCGTAGCGGTTTCCCGGGCGAACTCCTGCAAGGAGGTTAATCGTGGAGCGGATCGTAACCTGTGAAGAGATGAGGGCGATCGAGCGTACGGCAGATGCCGGCGGCCATTCGTACGCCCAGATGATGGATCGGGCCGGAGAGGTGGTGGCGCAAGCGATCGCCGAACGCTTTGCGACCTTGGATGCGAAGCGAGTCTGCATCCTGATTGGACCAGGGAACAATGGCGGGGATGGACTGGTGGCGGGCCGGCTGCTGGCCGATCGTGGCGCCCAGGTTTCCTTCTATCTGGCGAAACCCAGACCCGAGTCCGACTCGAACCTGGCAGCAGTGCGCAAGATGCAGTTGCTCGTGGCGGTCGCGGGTGAAGACCAGCGCTGGCGGGTGCTGAAGAATCTGCTGGCCACGGCCGAGATCGTGGTGGACGCGGTGTTAGGGACGGGTTTTCGCCTGCCGCTCCAGGGTGAGGCGCAGGAGCTCCTGGGCATGGCCCAGGGCGAGCTCGCTAGCCGCGCTCCGCGACCGCTCGTGGTGGCCGTCGATTCTCCTTCCGGCGTCGACGCCGACAGCGGACAGGTGGCGCCCGAGGCGCTTGCCGCCGACCTGACGATCACCCTGGCCGCGGTCAAGAAGGGGCTGCTCGAATTCCCGGCGGCAGCGCTCACCGGGGAGCTGGTGGTGGGGGATATCGGGCTGGACCCGGAAATGGCTGAACTGAAATCCATCCGCGCCTTCCTGCTCGAGGCGAAGGATTTGGTCGGATGGCTCCCGCCGCGCCCAAGAGACTCCCACAAGGGCACGTTTGGCCGCGCCCTGGTGGTGGCTGGCTCCTCGAATTTCCCCGGGGCCGCGGCTCTTGCCGGGTTGGGAGCTTACCGGGTGGGCGCGGGGCTGGTGACCCTGGCCGTTCCCGCTCCGGTACAGGCTGGAATCGTGCCGCTGCTGCCGGAAGCAACATGGATCCTGTTGCCGCATGATACGGGCGTGATTGCGGCCGAGGCGGCCCCTGTCCTGCTGCGCGAGATGCCCGCCTGTGATTCGCTGCTGATTGGGCCGGGTCTGGGGCACGAGGCGACGACGCGGGAATTCTTGGCCAGGCTGCTCGGCCAGCGCGGCAAGCCCAGGATCGGATTCCACACCAGCGATGCGAAAGGAAGTCCGGCCCTTCCGGTTTTGCCTCCGATCGTCGTCGATGCCGACGGTCTGACGCTGCTGGCAAGCCTGGAGGACTGGCCGTCTCGGCTCCCCGGGCCGAGCGTGCTCACGCCCCATCCCGGCGAAATGGCGATGATGACTGGCGTGGCGAAGGAGACAATCCAAGGTAACCGGTTGGAGTCCGCCCGGACATGGGCCGGCGCTTGGCGCCAGATTGTTGTTCTAAAAGGCGCCCACACGGTGGTCGCCACCCCCGAGGGGGAGGCGTATGTGCTGCCGTTCGCGACAGCTGCCCTGGCCCGAGGTGGTACCGGGGACGTCCTGGCAGGCGCAATCGTCGGACTGCTCGCACAGGGGATGCCACCGGTGCGGGCTGCCCTGACCGGGGCCTATCTCCACGGGCTTGCCGGGGAGCTGGCGGCGGCTGGAGTTGGCGCAACGGCCAGCGTTCTCGCCGGCGACGTTGCGGACTATCTGCCGGAGGCGATCATGGCCGTTCTGCAGGATGAGTGACGGACTCGAGCCGGTCGGGCCCAGGGCGTCCGATTCGAAACGGCGCGGCCTAGTTGGGCCGCGCCGCGCTTGGCAGGACGCATGCCGGCGTTTGGGCAGCCGGACTTCGGGCCGGGGTGCGGAGTTCTAGGTGGCTTTGGGCTTGCCCGCCACCTTGGCCGTCTGCTCTTCGATCAGGACCTGGCTCTTCTGGCCAAGCTCCTGGGCCTTCTGCCCGGCGGTCTGGGCAAAATCGCCGGCTTTGTCGCCGACCTGCTGGGCGTACTCTGAGGCCTGATCCTTCAACTCGATGCTCTTGTCCCGAATGAGCTGGCGGGTCTCCTGGCCGGACTGCGGCGCGAACAGGATCGCAACAATTCCGCCGACGAGGCCACCAAGCAACACTCCTATGAAAAAGGCGGGCAGTTCACTTCCTCGGTCTGACATTGTGCACCTCCTCTGGGGTCGGTATGAATCGGGGTCTAGCGGAAGACGCCGGGTCGGATAAGAGCCAGGGCTCGCCGCACTGCCGCCACGAAGCTGTTGGCGCGGATGACGGGGGTGGCGAGGTTGTCGCTCAGGAACATGGTCGTACCGCGCAAGGTATTCACGGTCTGA harbors:
- a CDS encoding NAD(P)H-hydrate dehydratase produces the protein MERIVTCEEMRAIERTADAGGHSYAQMMDRAGEVVAQAIAERFATLDAKRVCILIGPGNNGGDGLVAGRLLADRGAQVSFYLAKPRPESDSNLAAVRKMQLLVAVAGEDQRWRVLKNLLATAEIVVDAVLGTGFRLPLQGEAQELLGMAQGELASRAPRPLVVAVDSPSGVDADSGQVAPEALAADLTITLAAVKKGLLEFPAAALTGELVVGDIGLDPEMAELKSIRAFLLEAKDLVGWLPPRPRDSHKGTFGRALVVAGSSNFPGAAALAGLGAYRVGAGLVTLAVPAPVQAGIVPLLPEATWILLPHDTGVIAAEAAPVLLREMPACDSLLIGPGLGHEATTREFLARLLGQRGKPRIGFHTSDAKGSPALPVLPPIVVDADGLTLLASLEDWPSRLPGPSVLTPHPGEMAMMTGVAKETIQGNRLESARTWAGAWRQIVVLKGAHTVVATPEGEAYVLPFATAALARGGTGDVLAGAIVGLLAQGMPPVRAALTGAYLHGLAGELAAAGVGATASVLAGDVADYLPEAIMAVLQDE
- a CDS encoding YtxH domain-containing protein, producing MSDRGSELPAFFIGVLLGGLVGGIVAILFAPQSGQETRQLIRDKSIELKDQASEYAQQVGDKAGDFAQTAGQKAQELGQKSQVLIEEQTAKVAGKPKAT